The genomic interval GACCATttgacataatggtcatttggcaatGACCATTTGGCAATAACATGGAGAACATCCTTTTTTGAAAAGAAGGAGCATAGGTATGGCTGGATGGCAAATGGCtttataccaaatcattttatgtcaaatgaccttatgctataatgggctctccatcgatatattttgcctatacagtcaactttcgttcgttgcactaaacccgtggcccacctagtgaaagactttcactaatcgggctaagTTTTTGCGCTGTCAAATAACCGATTACAATAGAAATTCAGCGCTACCAACATTGACCAATTACGGTTTATGTCAGAAAGTGACATTTGCCTTCGTTTTAAGTggggctatagcccacttaacgggagcccaattaaaacgaagtgcaattaaacgtagtgcaaggaacgaaattcgactgtatcattaatgagataatactgaaagaagggtgcaCCAATATATAGGACAAGAATAAACatataatttgtatattttatgggaatttactgaaagaagggtgtattattataatatgcaaaataatcatgaatagggggattaggggcataatgggaCACATCAGGCAAAAACTTATTTTAcatagaataaaaaaatatatgtttcagTTACTCTCGGCTGGTGTCCAAGTTCGTAATTAGTATGACGTGCTGCATCCATTCATGCTAAGGAAAAAGTCTTATCAAATGTAAGaaaaaacgagatagaaaattgggtccaaAACACGAATGATAAAAAGGCATCCGGGTAAAATAAACACTTTCGTGGAATTTAATGAAAACTTAATTATTAATAGGTGTCAAAACGTACTGATGTGTAAAAGTACTCcccccacccccccccccccccccctatcaCATTAGCAAGAAGAAACTTCTCTAGGTTAGTTACTTTTGCTCTAAAATTTAACTCTTCCACCGCTTTGCTTATAAACTAATttgaaagctgagaaaaaaactatagtagaatttcagaggacaaatgaagcaaagcataaacttttataccgtcaaaaagTTCATATACAATACAGATTTCGTACTGTACGGTACGGAAATCGGGGACTTCGCCAACTCTCGAGAGCAAACGCTGGATTTATGCTGTTAGCTTCAAgctaaaattcatttcaatgTTTATTTCAATTAGAACTAGAATTCATTTTCATAATTAAAGCTACTTACAAATTTGGTGAATCGACTACTTATATGAATGAAGAATGGTGAGTCGTCGGATTCAAGCTAAATATATAGATGACAGGATCGTTAATTACCTTAATTTTAGAAACAAGAGTTATAGCTTACTTTCAGTCTAATAGAAGTATTCACGACTATGTTTTACTTGATTTCAACGGATTAGATTCAGGAATAATATAAACGCTGTGTCAACAGAACTGGACTTCAATTTCGCATAATCATCTATTTTTTGTCCTATGATATTTGTTGATGTTTCCGATGGCATATCGGATAGCTCGTCTGAGGTCATTTGACATTGACAGCGTTTTGTACGGATAACACTACCGCAACGGGGGGTCTATCGCACAACGTACAGTTTATAaaagttttgctgaaatatgcatattcccagagaataagggggtgtccatttcgccccgcgTGTTCATTTTGCGCCTAACCCCTCTACCTACatatttgttttgtcacatcagaaaaaaaatggatattcatATAGCTTTCTGGGGAACGTGACATTCTGGGGAACGagattctgggaaatgggttcgttctggggaatgttatagaatcctTTTATTCTAGGGTTGAGCAATGActttttgaacagttttttgCATTGCAACACTATATGCAAGTACCTACCTAGCAAGTTAATGTAATTTGCAACTAGCTGAGCATAAAAACTGTTTGCTCCTGGCTGGGAGAAATAGTCACAGTAGATCTTTTTTAACCGTTGTCGCTTGAATTCAATATTTGATGTGCTCCGCACGTAGATAGAGAACTGGAGTAACTGTAATGAGTCATGTGGTAAATTggttaaaatatgttttgccCATACtagcataacagtcccatattatacagtcaactttcgttcgttgcactaaacccgtggcccacctagtgaaagactttcactaatcgggctaagTTTTGCGCTGTCAAATAACCGATTACAATAGAAATTCAGCGCTACCAACATTGACCAATTACGGTTTATGTCAGAAAGTGACATTTGCCTTCGTTttaagtgggctatagcccacttaacgggagcccaattaaaacgaagtgcaattaaacgtagtgcaaggaacgaaattcgactgtatagGATTTCCTCGAGTATGAGCAGTGTTAACTCTTTCAATATTTACTTACGCTTGCTTCATGATGTCTTCCAAGGTACCTAAAGTTGAAACATCAATGTTTTTAATACTGAAGGAACAATTCGCGGCATACCTACGTCAATAGATCCGTACATTCGGTGACCTGGAGCCTCAACGCCATATAATTCACGTAATGACTAACCGCTTCCGGTCTGGTTTGAAGCAATCGGTAGAGCAGCTTCTTCTTCAGAGTCTTCTCCAAAAAGAGCACAACTTTCAGTATGGCATTCCCATTCCCACTGGCCACGGCCTCGTCCAGCAGGGCTTCCTTTTCTTGTAGAGACCGGAACATTTCCAGCGAACAGCATTTCCCCAAAATCAGCTTCGCCACGACACACGGTGCCGATGGAGCAAAATTAAGCTCTTGCAGCTTCTTGCGAAGTAATTTCAGTTCCTCTTCCACGCTGGCGCCCTTCGGCATGGCCCTTTCGCTACGGGACTGGTCCTCCAGAATCATCGTCAGATCGCTGTCCGCGATTATCATGTGCAGTGGCAGTTCGCTCTGGACGAAGGCATAGTTCACTTCCGAGGCGGTGTCCTCTCCAAATAGGCTTCGCCGGTTAGCTCCTCCGGTGGGAAGTTCCAGAATGGCCACCTGTTGGCAGGGCAAACAAAAGGCCTGATGAGCCGAATAGTTTaagggaaaaaaaatcaactcacGTCATCTTCGTCGAAGTTGAAAGATTTGTTGGCGGAGTCGTTCCAGTAATCATCGTCTTTTGATtccatttttgatttatttcacttaaataataagaaataattttgtatttaaTACACAAAAATTAACTGGGAGTTTGCACAAAATTCCACCACTTCGTCACGACTCACGATAAACaaacttttatgtttttttagcgAGGGGCACACGAATgcgataaaaaaatgttttttgcaatttctcatcgtaataggctgtttttcatcacgccaatctgtcatgatacggcctactttcctgcactgaagtatgcagtgcgggaatagtcattacctaactgaaaccagtgctgtaatgattcattacgcaacgctttctcattacgcaactgttttcagttgcgtaatgaatcataacacaaccatttctcagaaattgtaaaataatggtggatgcgttccgatataatttctgataccctcaagtggtcttctacgaaattgcaaaaaatgttgtacgtaactcgttgcagaactcgatttttacagcactcgtcgtaattatcctactcggcaagcctcgtaggataattttacgactcgtgctgtaaaaatcatcattctgccacttgttccgtaaactactattaacaATCTTTGTTCTGAACAAACATGCACTGAAGAAAACGTCACATAAGAATTTCATTGAGCTCTCGCTGAAACCCGAAGAAAATAGAAAACCCCCCAAGTATCCATGATAGCATTATATGATtacttagggatggtacacaaattatgtcacgctgaatttcaacttttttgaccccctccccccctttgtcacactttttgtatgagtccttcgaaaattttgtaagggttgtcacgcttggctcgaccctcccccccttggagcgtgacgtaatttgtgcatgaccccttatatAAAGCAGCTGCAATGCCATAAACCTACCATTAATATAGTTTAAAGGTGGAAAAAGGCCCTTATATAGTCGAACTAATGCAATAATGTTTATAAAGCAACCAAGCAATTTTATTCATAAAGTAATACTAGTGCACCCAGGTAACCACTAATCACTGTTATAAGCGGTATATGAACTGTTAAACAGATTTGCAGTGCCTATTAGCATCATaagacattttcaaatgcttctaggCACTGTAGACTTCAAGCCCTGAAATAAGCCGTATATGAGTATATAACGCTATGTTACAGGGCCTGTAAACCCTGTGTCTATAAGCCGAATGCAACGGCTGTCAATGCTTATAAACGGCTTAATATCATGACGTTTATATCGAATGGAGCAAAacagatttcaaccaaaacaaaaaagtgttgAGCGATGATGCAAATTGGGAACATTTTTTTCCGATTCATAAATGCTATCCGAGAAATTAATTCGTGAGTAGAGGAAAtgccccaagtaaccacaagcattaaggtattaccgtattttaactttaattcaacaagtgcaatgcatcattgcttttattctgcaatatgcgtgcaataatgctttaattcaattttatgaatgcaatgtagCATTGCTTTATTGTAGCAATGAAATGTGCATCAATGAGTGATATACGGTCGCCGCtcaatgcttcattgcatcatcttACTCAATGCTTCATCGCAACAAAAACGACAAGACTTCAATGCAGTATTTATCGTCGATCCTTCATTCACTCAGGCAAATAGACTATAGAAATACTTAAATATCCCTTATAAAAATTCGCCATAAGAAATCTGGTCGAAATTCGTAGATTTGTCTTAtgagaaaccagaatttgaaaacaaaaaaaaagttgcatcaacctggaattgaaccaaaaaccttaCGATTGATAGGCCCGTGCATACACCACACGCCTTTCACTGATTCAATGTGAcaagatgctaaaacgatacataaagcgtgaaGATGAGCAACCGTTTTAGCCCCAcataatgaaaacaaaacaaaatctcaacagcaaaaTAGCGACAGCCGCGGTAAACTTGGAAGTGCAACAGTCGTGTTCACCAAACTTAttggggcccattcacaaatttcataacgctgaagggggtgggtgggtgtcctcgtgatgttacaggtcatacaaaatttgtaagatattcatacaaaaagcgtaacgAGGGGGTGGTTGGGTGtcgaaaattgccattttcagcgttatgaaatttgtgaataaacccttgcGCACTTCACCCCAAATTGAACTATCACTAAATTTGTAGAGTGCAGGTAAAAAGGGATCATCTCAACGTATTCGGTGGACTTGTTCCTTGAACCACAAGAAATAA from Aedes aegypti strain LVP_AGWG unplaced genomic scaffold, AaegL5.0 Primary Assembly AGWG_AaegL5_hic_scaff_481_PBJ_arrow, whole genome shotgun sequence carries:
- the LOC110681155 gene encoding vacuolar protein sorting-associated protein 16B-like, which encodes MESKDDDYWNDSANKSFNFDEDDVAILELPTGGANRRSLFGEDTASEVNYAFVQSELPLHMIIADSDLTMILEDQSRSERAMPKGASVEEELKLLRKKLQELNFAPSAPCVVAKLILGKCCSLEMFRSLQEKEALLDEAVASGNGNAILKVVLFLEKTLKKKLLYRLLQTRPEAVSHYVNYMALRLQVTECTDLLTYLGRHHEASLLQFSIYVRSTSNIEFKRQRLKKIYCDYFSQPGANSFYAQLVANYINLLGRYLHIVLQCKKLFKKSLLNPRIKGFYNIPQN